From Acidimicrobiales bacterium:
AGGGGTCGATGGCGAAGATGCGGTGGGCCCCGGCCAGCTTGGCGCCCTGGATGGCGCCGGTGCCGATGCCGCCGACGCCGATCACGACCACGTTGTCACCGGGGTGCACGTCGGCGGCGTAGACGGCGGAGCCCCAGCCCGTCGTGACGCCGCAGCCGATCAGGCACGCCTTGTCGAGGGGGATGTCCTCGGGGACCTTCACGCACGAGGCCACGTTGGCCACCGTGTGCTTTCCGAAGGTCCCGAGCAGCACCATGGTCTTGAGGTCCTGGCCCCGGGCGTGGTGGCGGGACGTCCCGTCCGCCTGGAGCCCGCCCAGCAGGGTGGCCCCGGTGTCACAGAGGTTGGAGTGACCCGTGGCGCACGAGGCGCACTTGCCGCAGGCGGGGATGAACCCGAACACCACGTGGTCACCGGGCTTGAGCTCGGTGCACCCGGGCCCCACCTCCTCGACGATCCCCGCCCCCTCGTGGCCCCCGATGATCGGGCGCTCCATGGGCAGGTCACCCGTGAGCAGGTGCTCGTCCGAGTGGCACATCCCCGAGGCGGTCAGGCGGACCAGCACCTCGTCGGGGTTCTTGGGGGAGTCGAGCTCGATCTCCTCGACGCTCCACTCCTTCTCGTCCGGCCAGAGCACTGCCGCCTGGGTCTTCAATTCCCGGTCCTCCCCTTCGGATGCCTGTTCACATGCCTCTTCACATGTCTGTAGAGCGTCGATCATACGGCCGGTTGGTGGCCGCTCCCACCGGGAGGTCCGCCCCTCGGCCGGCCCCGTCGGTCGGGTCAGTCGGTCGGGTCAGTCCGGGCGCAGGGCCCGGGCCGCCACCACCGGGTTGTAGTACTCCCGCTGGTGGCAGATCACGCCGTCGCGGAACTGGACCACCCCGATGTAGGAGTTGGCGTAGGCCCGGCCCGTCGGGACCACCCGCCCCTCGCTCGTGTACTCGAGGACCAGGGTGTCGGGATCGGCGCACTCGATGACCCGGTGGATGTCCAGCCGGAACGAGAAGGTCTCCAGAGCGGGGCCGACGTGGGCCCGGATGGCCTCCTTGCCCTCGAGGCGGACCGGCGGGTCGGCGTAGGGCAGCTCGAGGACCATGTCCTCGGTGCAGTACTCGAGCTGGCCCGAGACGTCCCCCCGGCCGACGGCGGCGAAGGACCGCTCCACCAGCTCCCGGTTGCGCCGGCGCCGCTCCTCGTCGCTCACGGCCCCACCGTACGACGGACGCGGTACACGGGATCGGAGCGGTCGCGGGCGGGCTCGGGGCCGGCGCCCTCCTTCGTCCGGACCACCTCAGCGGGGATGGCCCGGGTCCACTCCCGCACGGCGTGGCGCTCGGCTATCCGCCACATCCCGTCGCGCCGCTCGAAGCGGTCGACATAGCGGAAGCCCGACACGAAGTTGAGGGCGGGGTCGTCGGGCGGGGTGCCCCAGTGATGGGCGTTGCCGTACGTCTCGGAGTAGGCGACGTCACCCTCCACCTCGACCAGGTGGTTGCCGACGAAGTGCATGGTGCCGTCGAAGCGGCGCAGGCCCTCCCCCACCCACCGCACGTAGTCCTCCCGCGTGCCGCTGAAACCGGTGTGGTGGTCGACGCCGTCGGGGTGGTAGCAGTCCCGCACCGCCTCCAGGTCGAGGCGGTCGATCCCCCGGCAGTAGCGGAGCACGGCCTCGTACACGGCCTGCTTGTCGAGGAGCTCCTCGACGGTCATGGACGGCCGCCGGCGGGGCGGGGGCCCCCGACTTGCGGAGGAGCCGGCGCGCACGGGACCCGCCGGGTCAATGTGACGGCCCGCCCAGAGCAGCGATGTCGGCAAAGCCCACGGTGTTCCCCGTCCACGCCGTCGGCCGGGTGGCCATCCACAGCACATGGACGGCCGCCTCTTCCGAGGACATCACCTCCGCCATGCCCTGACCGCCGGTCGCCACGTCCTCCCCCTGGGTCTCGAGCACGTACTGGAAGCCCTCGGTGGCCACGATGCGGTCCACGCGCAGGGTGTTGAACGAGACCCCCTTGCCGCCGACCTCGAATTCCATGTACTCGCTCCAGCGCTCCATGGCCAGCTTGCTCGTGGAGTACAGGCCCAGGTTCGGGGTGAGCGACTGCGACGCGCCGGAGCTGATGTTGATCACGCGACCGTGGCCCCGCTCGAGCATGCCCGGGACGAACCCGTGGCACAGCTGCAGGGGGGCCACCACCTGGATGCGGAAGGCGGTCTGCCACCGCCGCCAGGGCACCTGCATGACCGGGCCGTTCGAGGTGTAGGCGGCGTTGTTGACCAGGACGTCACAACGTCCCTGCCACTCGAGGGTCCGTTCGACGGTCCGCTGGGTGGCGTCGGGGTCGTTGAGGTCGGCCTGCACGCCCAGGGCGTCGACGCCTTCGGCGCCGAGGGCCCCCGCCACCTCGTCGACGGTTCCGGGCAGCCGCCGGTCGGGCGTGTCCTGCCCCGACCGCCCCACCACGACCACGGACGCCCCGGCCCGCCCGAGGGTGAAGGCGGTGGCCCGGCCGATGCCCCGGGTGGCGCCGGTGACGACGACCACGGCGCCGCCGAGATCGGCCTCCCCGGTCATGGACGGCCGCAGGCGGGGCTGGGGCCCCCGCCTTGCGGAGGACCCGGGGCGTAGGGGACCCGGCGGGCCGGAGTCACAACCGCGCCGAGCTGTAGACGACCACCCCGCCGAAGTTCGGCGCCGCCTGGCAGGCCAGGCCCAGCTCGGCGCGCTCCAGCTGCCGCTCCCCCGCCCGCCCCGACAGCTGCAGGTAGCACTCGAGCATCTGGGGCACGCCGTGCATCCTGCCGTTGCCCAGGGCGCCGCCGCCGGAGAGGGCGGGCAGGCCGGTGGCGGTGGAGATCCCGCCGTCGCCTACGAAGCGGTGCGCCTCTCCCCGGGGGCAGTACCCGAGCGCCTCCAGCCACAGATAGACGAGCGGGGAGAAGCCGTCGTAGACCTGCGGGACGTCGATGTCGTCGGGGCCGAGCCCGGTGTTCTCCCACAGGATGGCGGCCACCCGACGGCCCCCCTCCTCCATGTCGTCGAGGGTCCAGTGGTCGATGCTGTTCGGCCCCCGCCACCGCCCCTGGGCGTAGCCGGCCACGTAGACGGGCCGGTGCGGAAGGTCCCGGGCCCGCTCGGCGCTGGTGAGCACGAACGCCCC
This genomic window contains:
- a CDS encoding nuclear transport factor 2 family protein: MSDEERRRRNRELVERSFAAVGRGDVSGQLEYCTEDMVLELPYADPPVRLEGKEAIRAHVGPALETFSFRLDIHRVIECADPDTLVLEYTSEGRVVPTGRAYANSYIGVVQFRDGVICHQREYYNPVVAARALRPD
- a CDS encoding nuclear transport factor 2 family protein, which encodes MTVEELLDKQAVYEAVLRYCRGIDRLDLEAVRDCYHPDGVDHHTGFSGTREDYVRWVGEGLRRFDGTMHFVGNHLVEVEGDVAYSETYGNAHHWGTPPDDPALNFVSGFRYVDRFERRDGMWRIAERHAVREWTRAIPAEVVRTKEGAGPEPARDRSDPVYRVRRTVGP
- a CDS encoding SDR family oxidoreductase, giving the protein MTGEADLGGAVVVVTGATRGIGRATAFTLGRAGASVVVVGRSGQDTPDRRLPGTVDEVAGALGAEGVDALGVQADLNDPDATQRTVERTLEWQGRCDVLVNNAAYTSNGPVMQVPWRRWQTAFRIQVVAPLQLCHGFVPGMLERGHGRVINISSGASQSLTPNLGLYSTSKLAMERWSEYMEFEVGGKGVSFNTLRVDRIVATEGFQYVLETQGEDVATGGQGMAEVMSSEEAAVHVLWMATRPTAWTGNTVGFADIAALGGPSH
- a CDS encoding NDMA-dependent alcohol dehydrogenase; protein product: MKTQAAVLWPDEKEWSVEEIELDSPKNPDEVLVRLTASGMCHSDEHLLTGDLPMERPIIGGHEGAGIVEEVGPGCTELKPGDHVVFGFIPACGKCASCATGHSNLCDTGATLLGGLQADGTSRHHARGQDLKTMVLLGTFGKHTVANVASCVKVPEDIPLDKACLIGCGVTTGWGSAVYAADVHPGDNVVVIGVGGIGTGAIQGAKLAGAHRIFAIDPSEFKREQAQKFGATHVASSVEEAFGLVNDVTWGRMADKVICAMGLGQGSMMASILQLAAKRGTVVVTNIHPAFEMDVTMNLMDLTLMEKKVVGTIFGSANIRYDIPKLCELYRDGQLDLDGMVTRTYDLEDINQGYQDMRDAKNIRGVLLYEK